The DNA window tgTGTCTGAGCCATAAGGACCAAGACAGTATTGACTCAGTAACTCAATGGTGGGCTTATGCTTCAACaagacaaagagctggaaagcaCCTACAGCCGCCAACTTGGAGCTTTCCTTGACCCATTGATATTTTTTTGATAACAGGAAACAGAAGTCACAATAGCTGCCTTCAAGTGAGACAGAGGCATGCTTTACCTTTACGGAGCAGGACTTCTGGTGCAATGTAATTGGGAGTGCCAACTAACGAATGGGCTAAGCATCTCTGATGTTGCTTCTTAGCTCTTTGTTCCAGGGTCTTCAGCCTGTCGCCACATCTACAGTTAGACACATCATCCCAGAGATCGCTTGGCTCCATGCTGTCCTGCCTGATATGACTCCCTTTTAAAGAAACAGGAAATGAACGTGATTACACGGAAGGATTTATAAATCTGCTCGTCAGAAAGAGAAATTTATTCCACTTACTATGTTTCATTTTGAATCACACATATACACTAAAACGTAGATTTTGTAAGCTTTGCCATTTATTTTTGTCATGAATTAGTTTTTTACTCATGTATTTTGACTGATGTATAATATTCAGCTTACACATTTGGTAAAAAGCATAATTTTGAAAACTAAGCAACCAGTCAACTGGTAAGACAATGAGCTACTCTCCTgtaactcaggctgtttccgcacacacaTGGAAAcgcccctccaccggcatgaattgtgccggtggactGACTTTCTCCACagacggagaggtggctccgcacagagccacctctccgtTGGCCCCTTCAACTCACCGTCCcacgctgctctggagggctagaaggacacgcccacgctgcctctgacccctggaggtcggagggcagtgccAGCGTGTTCCCCAGCCCTCTAGAGCGACGCTGGACGGGATGAGGAAAAACAGCATCTTCTCagcagtgcggttcgcaccgcgctggtGGGAAGAcagtgcttttcaaaaacctcgctcaatgagcgaggtttaaagtgccggcttcacgccgctctggGGTGGCCAGGATGCTTTGCAACAGCGCTCCTGCgcgaacgcttccccagggacggtgtttttgctgttcCTGGGGCGTTCTATTccgtccatgcggaaagggcctcactgTCTTACCAGAAAACAAAAGGATCAGTTTGGGGGCATTAGAAATGGCCACAAACAACATTGTCCAGTATGTAGTTTCTAGGGACTGCCCACTCATTTGCCAAGACCGTTTGTTTTGTAAAATGCCTACTATATCAtgtagccctgcccccaccctcccaaagtaTAAAAGCACAATACCTTTCTGATAGTATTTTGAATTGTGCGTCCATCTGAATccagtgcagaggccaaaatctgTCAGTTTGATGTGCCCATCCAGATCAATTAGGATGTTATCCGGTTTAATGTCTCTATGGATAAACCCCATTTTGTGCACACTCTCTATGGCCAACGTGAGTTCAGCCACATAAAACCGAGCTAGGTTTTCTGGAAATACTTCCATCCGTATCAGCAAGCTCATCATGTCTCCGCCGGGGATGTAGTCCATCACAAAGTAAAGGCTATCTCTATCTTGAAAAGAGTAGTAGAGCTTAACCACCCATTCGTTGTCTGCTTCTGCAAGGATGTCTCTCTCGGCCTTGACGTGAGCCACTTGGTTACGACTCAGCACATCTTTCTTCCTGAGGGTCTTCATGGCGTAAAGAGCGTTGGTGTCTACTTTGCAGGCAAGGCAGACTTCTCCGAAAGCCCCAATACCCAGAGTCTTGATTTTCACAAACATTGATTTGTCCATCTTGGCTCTCTTGAGCCTGTTGTAGTTGGACTCTTTCTGATAAAGGATTTTCCTCATTTGTTCTTGCTCTGCTTCAGAAAGTCCAGCCTTCAGAAGAAAGGGacaggggaaggagtgaggaatcaagacAATCAGTTTTTAATTAGAGAGCACTGTACAAATGTCTATCTAGCACAACACCTTAAAATTCTCCCTTAAAaagcaaatgtattgtcgaaggctttcacagccggaacactagggtgttgtgggttttccaggttgtatggctgtgtaccagtagcattttcccttgacgtttcgcctgcatctgcagatCCAGCCACAAattcaggcaaaacgtcaagggaaaatgctactggaacacagccatacaacctggaaaacccacaacacccaactcAAAATGTTTAATGCAACACATACAGGGCTGTCTGAAAAAGGGTTGCATTCTACTCTGTTAATTTAAGTTGGCATACGACCAGGGCCATTTTGTGATGTTGCAATCATAATACAGAGGCATAAAAATCTAGTACAAGTCTCAAAATTCATCATTTCAAGATCACAACAAAGTTTCTctctaaataaaaaatatttctagGCCACATGGCAAAGAACATGAGGATGAAAAATAAGAGGGCactatttggggaaaaaatctcagAAACCAGTAAGGAGTAAGCAGGCTTCCAGTGGACAGTGATTTGTGGTATTCCACTCCCTTCCTCTGTGATTGTGAGAATGTGAAGAGGAGGGGAGCAAAAATGATACCCATTGCAGTCCCAAGGATGTACAGCATCAGGGCATATTCTCACTATAATTTATTTTTGGATGAAATTATTACATTGCCTCTTATATCATATCAAATACAAAGGTATGCCATGTTGCTTTTATCCCActctgactttttttcttttacgaAAGAAGTACACAAAATTAATTTACTTTGGCCATTTCTTGCTCCAGTTGTAGCCGCCGATTAATTTTTTGCTGGTAGGTCTTTATGACATTCTCTACATGCTGCTCCATGTAGAATTTAAAGGCAAATGGTGAGTAACTCTTGATGCGGGACTCTCTTTTCTCTTCATCTTTGCCACCTTTTCGCACTGGCACTGGCGACGTCTGGATTTGCTTTTTATCCTTGCCAGATTTTTCCACTTTGACGCTCTTGATTTTATCATTTCTTTCCCCATTTTCCTCTGCTTTGTTGCCTGGTGAGTTCGAGACTCCTCTCATTGTCTGCTCGATTCCTGTACGTAAACAGTTGATATCAAACTGCTCGGAGTTACTAGGCAGCAGAAAATGTTTAGGATAGGGTGGCGGCGGACACCTAAGCTCTTGACTGCTATAATCAACTTCTAGCGGATAAGCGTTAACTCCTCCAACAGGAAGGGGGTGCTGTTCAATCATCCCTAAGCCGTCCACAGCTGAAGACTGTGCAGGTAACCAGCCAGGATGAGCAGGGCCCACAGCGGTCTGAGGTTCAGGCCTCATCACTCTTGTGCTCTTCACTGGCTGCAGGATATGAGCAGAGGTGACTGCTGTGATGGTGTTGGGAGAACTAAGGGAAGGGTCACCTTTGCCTTGAGGAGTCTGCCTCATGGATACGggcatctgctgctgctgttggtgaTTGTTGAAGGAGTTGGTGCGGCTCAGGACACAAGCATCTGGTCTGAAGGGCACATGCTGCCGGGGCGATGCATCCAGTGCCTGGTTCTGTAATGAATCACggcgggaggaagaggaagaggaggaggaggaggttgtttgccactgcTGAACTTGAGGGTTGTTCATGTCATACAGGTCCATGTTGAGGCTGTTTCTAGATGGGGTCAACAGACCCTGTGGTGGGCTGTCTGAAAATTCATTTGTAAATGCTGGGCTTCTGGTGATCACGTGCATTGGGTGAGAAGCTTGGATGGGTTGCTTGTGATGAGAATGTGGCATGTACAGACCGGCTGTTGCCTGCTGGAACCCATGGCCAGAGCTATTCTGAACCACCGTCCCTTTGTTTGGAAGGCTTGGATACCCTCCGTCCTGTTGTAGCTTGTTCTGAAACGACTGACTCCTCTGAATGCCATAGCTGAGAGCATCCCCCTGCACTATTATGGGCTGCCTGCTATAATGTGGGCTGTTTGAGCCATGGTTACTTTGGAGTTGCAAAGCTTGGCTGTTATGACTAACCACCGGATAATTTATTACTGGAGAATCTATGTTTGCAGGGTATGATTTTTGCTGGTGACTCCCAGGTGTGTTATGCGAGCCAACAACAGGTGGTCTTTGTACAGGAGCACTCATATTTGCAGACTGGGAAGCAGAAAGCAAGTAGTCCATATACGGCCTGGGAACCTCACTGAGCATGTTGGCAGCTTCTGCCCCAAAGCCTGTCCCATCATAGCCTGGGTTAGTGATCTGGTGATAGGGTGGAAAAGATTCACTGGATCCTTCAAAACTTGGCCTACGGCTGATGTTGTTCGACACAATGCCTTTTCCTATGTGGGAAATGAAAGACAATGAGAAGGAAAGTGTTAGGAAACCATGAGGGCACTGGCTGCAGCATCATGCCATTTCCAGgttaaaaaatggaagtgataTTGGTAGCTGTAGGAATCTCTGGAGAATCTGTGGTTTTATCACAGAGCTTCTGACAACTCCTAGAACTACCCTACATCATTTCTGTTTTTTACTAGAAGTTACGTGATTCACAGTTGGCGCTGCAGCTACTTTTCAGAGCAATAGTAGGCAACAAGAGGAGGGGACAGATGATTCCTCTCCTTGACCAGAGGTCTAAGACCTAACCCAGCATCAAAAGTTAGGTGGTCAACTTGCTCATCTTGGCAGGTTCAAATGTAGTTCTTGAATAAATTCACCTTTCCATTGTGCAAGTTGGGAAAGGGATACAAGAGGGAAAGCGGTAAGAGCAAGTCATTGGAtgctgtttttttgtttattcccccaaagcaaaaaggagaaaagagcTAGCGAAGGTGATGCAAACAGCCCAAAATGGGGTAAACTCATTTCTCCttcttttgccttttttccttttgaatgtCAACTGTACAAAAACTTCGCGTTTTCCTTATAAACACAATTCTAAACTTTTCAACATTAAATTAAGCTGCTGTAAGCCTTCCAGTTGGTTGCATCAGTCTTTACCACATCAAATGACCTTGGAATGGAATGTCAAGCAGAGATTGCCACACAGATCACAACTCTGAGGTATTTTCTTCCTTGAGGAACTACAATTAACAGGGTCAAGGTAGTTTCAAAGTTGCTTTCTTGTTTAAATGGGATCAaatccagtttaaacaacatagGAACAGGGAACATTCACGCTTACCCGGAGAAGTCTGCTTGATCACACGGACTATTTGTTCATTTCTAGGATCTAAGTATCCCATCTTGCTAATGTATTCCAAAGCTGCTTCTATGCTTCTGCTGCCAGTCTGTTTGAGGGCTCTTATCGCCATCTCCTAGATAAAACGAAGAGACAGACACAAATGAAGGCTCCACAAATGGTCTGAAGGTATTTGAGAGCACAGACTGTTCAAGCTAAGATAATATGAGTGTACTCAAGGGGTCCAattcagccagcttttccatTCAATTTCACTTAGATTCCCTCCTTACTACAGCCCCCTCAGACATCAcatatggcttttgtccatgaagATCTCGTGATCTACAGCGTGAtcctttcaaaagtcaaaggAGGCTCcaccttcctttttcaccaaCTGAACATCTGGCTGAATGCAACCCAAGGCCAGGACAGAAGGCCCACATGTTGCtctaaaagctttaaaaagggcttggacagatttacggaggagaagtcgatctatggctaccaattttgatcctccttgatctcagattgcaaatgccttagcagaccaggtgctcagcagcagcagcagcagcagaaggccattgctttcacatcctgcacgtgagctcacctggcgggccactgcgagtagcagagtgctggactagatggactctggtctgatccagcaggctagttcttatgttgctctttaaaaaaacaagagcaCAATAtgagcataaattaacacatttgggcttttaccgCATTAAAGAATTCTAAATTGTATGAAGTTTCACAGCACAATAACTAATTAATAAAATCTGCACATGGATATAACCGTGTTTGCAAAGAAAAATGACTCTCTTTTGAGATGCTTCTTGTACATGTCATAGTGGGCACCATTTCAGAAGAGGCACACCTTCCTATGCAAGAGAGAGGAAGAATTGCGTAAGCTGGAAAAAGACCCAATTTTCATACTACTTCCATTACAAATAATTGACTAAGGactaaaaaaaaacatgctggTTAAAATGAACAGTTTTTAAACTGATCAGCTAAACACTGCAATCCTTAAAATAAACGAGTTTTGCTATTTTTCAAGATTCCCCCTAATtattgctttattatttatttatttaagtatcATAGTCAGATACTCAGCTCTGGAGAACACaccttttacattttattatCAACAACATGGCAGAGCTGACTAGAACTGATTGGTTTTGAATGTTCTCAAAACAACGGTATGACATAGCAACGCAAGACACAAACACAAGAGAGATGATTTCTGGCAACGGTTACAGGATGCAGCTCTAAAATGAGCCGTGTTCTCCTCTCCCAGCAGCAGCTATGAACGGCATCAGCCTTTGCCTACTCACCGATTGCCTTATTTGATTAAAAACAGCTTCTGAAACATTTAAATCCATCCAGAATAGTTCGTGTGGgagtaaatataaaaataagaacaaaaacaaaccaaaatggaTCATTCTTACTTCACACacatatttaaagcatttattgtcCAACAGATAGCAGGCAAACTTGTAACAAGGGTCAGGTTGTTTATTTAGGGAACAGTTTGCAAAACCATCTCATTTATTCCACAGAGAGGGAGGAAGCATGAAGGGGACAGGAATACAGTTCTAGATATGggcaaaaaggagaagaaggggaggaggataGCTCAGTCTCCCCAGATCTTGGGAGTTAAGCAGGGATGACAGTTAAAcaggagaccaccaggaaagagtgaagaggaaggcaatggcaaatgacttctgcttttcatttgccttgcTGGGACTGCCATtaatcaattgtgacttgatggcacttaggaGAAGTTGCCTTTGAACGTATTAACCTGCCTAAAAGAAATTAAGACACTGGTCCATCCAGAGTTGTCTACTCTGGCAAGACtctttagggcacaggtgtcaagctcgcggccctccagatgttcatgaactacaattcccatcagcccttgccagtatagccaatgctcatgttgggagggactggtgggaattgtagttcatgaacatctggagggccgtgagtttgacacccctgctttagggtcTTTAGGTAGAGAGAGATCCTACCCATCATCTGTTACTTGAGATTTTTTACCTGGAAATGCCAAGAACTtcaccttctgcatacaaagcatgtgATCTAACATTGACCCACAGCCTCTTCCAAGAACATGGAACAAATGGATATGCATGAAACACAGGGAAATAATAAAGAGGGGAAGAAGATCTTTTATTATTCCACCTGGGTGGGAAATGTGAAAACTCTTCCATGCTCAGATTATTGTCCTGTTTAAAAGTTTGAAGATCCAGTATTTAGGGTCAAGAGAAATTGTAATACCACATACATTTCCTACCCATTCTGCTGCTCTTTCATGTGGGCATTTGATGATCTACCCGTATTTGGTTGTTAATTGACGGCTGctagatttagaagaagagttggtttttgtatcacacttttctcaactttttcaggaatcaaaggccccttccgcacacgcaaaataatgtgttttcaaaccactttcacaactgtttgaaagtggattttgctattccgcacagcttcaaagagcactgaaagcagtttgaaagtgaattattctgcatgtgcggaatgagccatagattccaCAAGGTCCATCAAATCCAACTCTGAAGAGTCTcacagcagtttacaatcaccttccttccaCTCTCCTTGTGAGCTagctgcagctgagagagttcaaagagaactgtggctagcccaaggccacccagcaggctccatgtataAAAGTGGAGAAACGCACCGCCCctctgtggaggagtggagaatcaaacctgttctccagaccttctttgttctagaatgcgcCACTTGGGTCTTAGTGAACTAGGTAGggactaggacccaagcggagcattctagaacaaagaaggtagGAAATGGTGAATTAATAAACAATtttactgtcatctttcagtggaaaaggggACAGTAGCCAAGAGATTATCTATAATCCAGGAAACTTAAATTCATTTCTGTCACAAACTCAGTAGGTGACCTTCAACAAGCCActcacacacatgaagctgctttatactgaatcagatcattggtccatcaagatcagtactgaGTAGTTGTCCTGGGTCTCaaacagagatctttcacatcaccaaccaCCTGATaattttagctggagatgccggggattccGGAATCTTCCATATGCCAAGAGggtgctctgctgctgagccaaagcctcacccccaccccctttctttgGCTTCTAGGCTGCTCTTTCCCATACGggctcacggtggcttacaacaattcatataaaacattaaagCCAGCAGCACCTGGACATCATTCAAATCTACTCTAAATCCACTTTAGATTCCTATCTGCAATATGTGGAGAAGGATACCAAGCTGTGTTGCAAGGTACTATGAAGTCGATCGTGATAATACATCTGAGGTGCTCTGAACACTGAAGAGCAGTCGATAAACACTAAATATCACGGATATCAGGGAGGAATAAAACATGATCCTAGTTCACATGCCTGGAGACAAAAGAGACTGCTTACAGAGACAGAATGGTGGCTGAACACAGAAGATAATGACTGGGTTATTAGTTAACCATCACCTGAGACTAACACACAAGCAAGGATAACAGCCTCTTAAGTTATTCAGACACCCATCCTACACTGGCGGCTAATTCCACCTCCAGTTGACTCCTAGGTTGAGATTAATGGATTGTTTTGTCAGCTAACCAATTACACGAATACACTCCTACCTTACTTACTCCAACACGCTGTTCATTTTTTGCTCAGTCACTGACAAGtgatttattaaaaggaaaagaatttgCTGCAGAATGCATTCAAATGATCTTACATATTAGCAAAGCTACCCTTCTAGAATTTCAACATTTTTATACTTTCTATTCACTCGCGGGTACAAAATGCACCAGAGGACTCTCCCATTCAAGTCCAAATATTGGGCGTTGTCCAAAGTTGTGTGTGTTCCTACATACATTCTACACAGATCCAGTACTTGTGCCAGAGGGGAGGTTCATACAGGAGTGGATATGGTATCTGTTGCTTTCTGAATATACAAAAAATGATTCCACATCATCTTACTGGACTGTCCAGAAATAACTCATTGGACAACTCTAGCCCAAAATGGCTAGATAATTTTATATGAAAGAAGGATACTAGCCAATCTACAGCCTGAAAGCTGGTACAGTGACCACAAGGGAACTGGAAATCCTCTGGTTACAAAGGTCACCTCAATTATTAATTCACTAGGTAGATATATATGCTGACCACACAGCTTTTACATATGACCTGTCCTTTCCACTCTGCAGTTTGAGAACAATACCTTCTTTATAGGTTTATTGCAAGCAGTGATTGATGACCTTCTTGAATTTCATTTAGAATGGGCTCGTCTCAAATGAACTAATTTAGATTCAATCCATggcctccgagtgccacctctggcacctgtgccgtaGGTTTGCTATCACTATCCTATCACCTGGGACACTGCTGCTGTGTAAGGAACCCAACAGCAGCTTCCTCTCTTAGGTAAATTACAAACCAAATGGGGTGGCTAAAGCAGAAGAAGGACTAGAGCTGAGCTAACCATGAGCTGAGCTCAAACTTTCAGATGGTCTCTGCTCAGTGCACAATTAGCATAGAAAATCCAAGTTGAGAACATCTGTATTTTCAACTCTAATTTCAAGCATTAGTTGTACCATCAGTTATAAGGATCACTATCTGAAAAACTCTGACTATCCAGAAAATGCTATAAAAATGTCAACTATAAAGGTCTATAACAGACCGTAAAAGAAAACACAGCTCCATTAGTCAGCTCCAGAACCCGAAGAAAAGGTTATTATTATGTAATAGCGAGGAGATGTTTCTATTCATTCCTCACCTGAATGCTGTGCACACTGAAGGCAAATAGTTGTAGACCAATTCCCCCGTTTTAGCCTCTCTGCTGGCTTTCTTCCCTGTTCATGTTGGCAGAGACCAATTCTAGTTGTTTTTTAAGACTGTCCAGCAACATttttcattacaaaaaaaaaaaaaaaagagccaggTGCCAGAACATATTTATATTGATTGTCATGAGTAAAGATTGCTCAAGAAGTTATGggaatagacccccccccccaggttacaTCTGAAGGAGGCTAAGCCATCCAAGATTATGACAAAGGAAATTATTTAACAGCCACAAAAAATTAATAACTTGCTTTTCCATTCACAAAGAAGGGTAGGCAACAGATGCAGGAAACAGATAAGGGTTTTCCCAAGGGAGGAGACAGGAGAAATGCCATGCCAAAATGGTATCTCTGTAAGAGAAGATTCAGCCTTCTAATGCATGCTCAATGTTGGGGAAGTTTATTTGTGGATGAAATATCAAGCAATCCTATATTTCGTGGAATAATTTCACTACATGTGTTTCACACACTCACTGCTTAATATTTCTGaactgttgtttgtttatttttataagcTGCTTTCCAACAATTTCAAAGCAAAGTACGAAACgagaatataaataatttaaaacaattaaaatatgttataaaatgttatggCACTGATAAAAGACCAGTCATCTGTCGCAGAGCAGACCTTCTTCAACag is part of the Sphaerodactylus townsendi isolate TG3544 linkage group LG04, MPM_Stown_v2.3, whole genome shotgun sequence genome and encodes:
- the LATS2 gene encoding serine/threonine-protein kinase LATS2 isoform X1, coding for MRPKTFPATTYSGNGRQRLQEIREGLKQPTKSSSQGLPIGSSSDSSLDPKILVGKDGARQQQMRPGAKFGPYQKALREIRYSLLPFANELDTTSATVEVNRQMLQELVHAGCDQEMAIRALKQTGSRSIEAALEYISKMGYLDPRNEQIVRVIKQTSPGKGIVSNNISRRPSFEGSSESFPPYHQITNPGYDGTGFGAEAANMLSEVPRPYMDYLLSASQSANMSAPVQRPPVVGSHNTPGSHQQKSYPANIDSPVINYPVVSHNSQALQLQSNHGSNSPHYSRQPIIVQGDALSYGIQRSQSFQNKLQQDGGYPSLPNKGTVVQNSSGHGFQQATAGLYMPHSHHKQPIQASHPMHVITRSPAFTNEFSDSPPQGLLTPSRNSLNMDLYDMNNPQVQQWQTTSSSSSSSSSRRDSLQNQALDASPRQHVPFRPDACVLSRTNSFNNHQQQQQMPVSMRQTPQGKGDPSLSSPNTITAVTSAHILQPVKSTRVMRPEPQTAVGPAHPGWLPAQSSAVDGLGMIEQHPLPVGGVNAYPLEVDYSSQELRCPPPPYPKHFLLPSNSEQFDINCLRTGIEQTMRGVSNSPGNKAEENGERNDKIKSVKVEKSGKDKKQIQTSPVPVRKGGKDEEKRESRIKSYSPFAFKFYMEQHVENVIKTYQQKINRRLQLEQEMAKAGLSEAEQEQMRKILYQKESNYNRLKRAKMDKSMFVKIKTLGIGAFGEVCLACKVDTNALYAMKTLRKKDVLSRNQVAHVKAERDILAEADNEWVVKLYYSFQDRDSLYFVMDYIPGGDMMSLLIRMEVFPENLARFYVAELTLAIESVHKMGFIHRDIKPDNILIDLDGHIKLTDFGLCTGFRWTHNSKYYQKGSHIRQDSMEPSDLWDDVSNCRCGDRLKTLEQRAKKQHQRCLAHSLVGTPNYIAPEVLLRKGYTQLCDWWSVGVILFEMLVGQPPFLAPSPTETQLKVINWENTLHIPSQVKLSPEASDLITKLCCSAEERLGRNGADDIKAHPFFDSIDFSTDCRRQPAPYIPKISHPTDTSNFDPVEEDSPWNDTSEDNTRAWDPQAPSSGKHTEHAFYEFTFRRFFDDNGYPFRYPKPSGLEVNQSQNSDRGSKDGLDQTGACQPVYV
- the LATS2 gene encoding serine/threonine-protein kinase LATS2 isoform X2, yielding MAIRALKQTGSRSIEAALEYISKMGYLDPRNEQIVRVIKQTSPGKGIVSNNISRRPSFEGSSESFPPYHQITNPGYDGTGFGAEAANMLSEVPRPYMDYLLSASQSANMSAPVQRPPVVGSHNTPGSHQQKSYPANIDSPVINYPVVSHNSQALQLQSNHGSNSPHYSRQPIIVQGDALSYGIQRSQSFQNKLQQDGGYPSLPNKGTVVQNSSGHGFQQATAGLYMPHSHHKQPIQASHPMHVITRSPAFTNEFSDSPPQGLLTPSRNSLNMDLYDMNNPQVQQWQTTSSSSSSSSSRRDSLQNQALDASPRQHVPFRPDACVLSRTNSFNNHQQQQQMPVSMRQTPQGKGDPSLSSPNTITAVTSAHILQPVKSTRVMRPEPQTAVGPAHPGWLPAQSSAVDGLGMIEQHPLPVGGVNAYPLEVDYSSQELRCPPPPYPKHFLLPSNSEQFDINCLRTGIEQTMRGVSNSPGNKAEENGERNDKIKSVKVEKSGKDKKQIQTSPVPVRKGGKDEEKRESRIKSYSPFAFKFYMEQHVENVIKTYQQKINRRLQLEQEMAKAGLSEAEQEQMRKILYQKESNYNRLKRAKMDKSMFVKIKTLGIGAFGEVCLACKVDTNALYAMKTLRKKDVLSRNQVAHVKAERDILAEADNEWVVKLYYSFQDRDSLYFVMDYIPGGDMMSLLIRMEVFPENLARFYVAELTLAIESVHKMGFIHRDIKPDNILIDLDGHIKLTDFGLCTGFRWTHNSKYYQKGSHIRQDSMEPSDLWDDVSNCRCGDRLKTLEQRAKKQHQRCLAHSLVGTPNYIAPEVLLRKGYTQLCDWWSVGVILFEMLVGQPPFLAPSPTETQLKVINWENTLHIPSQVKLSPEASDLITKLCCSAEERLGRNGADDIKAHPFFDSIDFSTDCRRQPAPYIPKISHPTDTSNFDPVEEDSPWNDTSEDNTRAWDPQAPSSGKHTEHAFYEFTFRRFFDDNGYPFRYPKPSGLEVNQSQNSDRGSKDGLDQTGACQPVYV